The following coding sequences lie in one Bacteroides helcogenes P 36-108 genomic window:
- a CDS encoding DUF4248 domain-containing protein, whose translation MNEMKDEDLRPFHLRTYSKEELAMLYNPATPVTNAIGTLAKWIRGNKALAAELAAVGYNRYRRSFTPLEVSLLVKYLGEP comes from the coding sequence ATGAACGAAATGAAAGACGAAGACCTTCGCCCATTCCATTTACGTACCTACTCCAAAGAAGAACTTGCCATGCTCTACAATCCCGCTACTCCCGTGACCAATGCCATCGGAACCCTTGCGAAGTGGATTCGCGGCAACAAAGCTTTGGCGGCAGAATTGGCCGCTGTAGGCTACAATCGCTACCGCCGCAGCTTCACACCCCTCGAAGTGTCTTTGTTGGTAAAGTATTTAGGAGAACCTTGA
- a CDS encoding HU family DNA-binding protein produces the protein MGVPFKKIARKDPRKTDATAKFYPQLVTLGDNASLDDIAYMMKEKSSLTLGDIQSVLTNFVEAMLATLYNGQSVNIKNFGVFSLSARTAGVTELKECTAKNIKAVKINFRPSSTVRPDITATRAGQKIDFYDLELLLNKDGEAGTGGSEGGSGDENENPLG, from the coding sequence ATGGGAGTACCATTTAAAAAGATTGCCAGAAAAGATCCACGGAAAACGGATGCCACAGCAAAATTCTACCCGCAATTGGTGACATTGGGAGATAACGCATCGCTGGACGACATCGCCTACATGATGAAGGAAAAGAGCTCGCTGACATTAGGAGACATACAAAGTGTGCTGACCAACTTTGTGGAGGCGATGCTCGCAACACTCTACAACGGGCAGTCAGTGAACATCAAGAACTTCGGAGTATTCAGCCTGTCGGCGCGTACGGCCGGAGTGACGGAACTGAAGGAGTGCACAGCCAAAAACATTAAGGCCGTAAAAATCAATTTTCGACCTTCGAGCACTGTAAGGCCGGACATTACTGCTACGCGCGCAGGACAGAAGATTGATTTCTATGATCTGGAATTACTGCTGAACAAGGACGGTGAGGCAGGAACCGGCGGTTCGGAAGGCGGATCAGGGGACGAGAATGAAAATCCGTTGGGATAA
- a CDS encoding UpxY family transcription antiterminator — protein sequence MDREKETEIWYAMRATYRREPDAMRLLEKEQIGCFVPMQYKVSLRRGRKVRALVPVVHNLLFVHALPSALKRVKSQVSYLQYITDTRSGRKIIIPDHEMQRFIAVAGTYNDHLLYFRPEDLNLSKGTKVRVTGGDFEGQEGIFLKVKGARDRRVVVQIQGVIAVAMATIHPDLIEVIG from the coding sequence ATGGATAGGGAGAAAGAAACCGAAATCTGGTACGCCATGCGTGCCACATACCGGCGGGAGCCGGATGCCATGCGCCTTCTCGAAAAGGAACAGATAGGCTGTTTCGTCCCCATGCAATACAAGGTGAGCCTGCGCAGAGGCAGGAAGGTCCGTGCCCTTGTGCCCGTTGTCCACAACCTTCTTTTTGTCCATGCCCTTCCTTCCGCATTGAAGCGTGTCAAGTCTCAGGTATCCTACCTGCAATACATCACCGATACCCGTAGCGGGCGTAAGATAATCATTCCCGACCATGAGATGCAGCGCTTCATTGCCGTTGCCGGAACTTACAACGACCATCTCCTTTATTTTCGTCCCGAAGATCTGAACCTCTCCAAAGGCACTAAGGTTCGTGTCACGGGCGGCGACTTCGAGGGTCAGGAGGGGATTTTCCTGAAAGTGAAGGGTGCTCGCGACCGCCGTGTGGTTGTTCAGATACAGGGTGTCATTGCTGTTGCGATGGCCACCATCCATCCCGATTTGATAGAAGTAATCGGCTGA
- a CDS encoding VapE domain-containing protein — MENIPVTTYRGFSTVNGEITLAADLEDIRNGKYAKSVIKIASLVAQGKTEEANNVKRQLPFRTVTANYKDRRLPPGIIRYNPVLTLDLDGQPEERLEELRTLINGDPDTLASFLSPKQHGYKFFTCLRTIYARKLRERLTQGEITCAELEKIHLKLYNAAKEHYEKLLGTEIDGSGKDLSRGYFVSFDPKAYFNDVLQQEMDSLEVHIIPALIGKKKHESTSPGKGHTAEPWETMMFSQAVAAVKRIMRFREGSRDNFLFALGNKCYAKGLDEETAVRLAKEQFGKEGFDVEPPLRNSYVYTSKTTEATAAKENKKPVINQVMDFLQEHYSIRRNTILDRLECIVYNSPEKVEKGYLPMRGKDYNTIFVDMQMAGISCFQNFLKAVIDSNYAKEFDPYKDYLDKLPPWNGTDYIGELADTVRTENGDLWREGFRRWLVGLVDCALDDEKMNQLVIILYGGQGKGKSSWIRRLLPPEWKEYFYSGIIDPSNKDDLRLLATRLIINMEEFEGVKPGELAALKRIVAQNNVTQRKAYDVEAFSLPRHCSFIGSTNSRRCLQDIGGNRRFMPVTVKEIDYHKPVNYQGVYAQAMALLKNGFRYWYEGEEIERLNRHNELHRMKDPVEENLFVFYRKPLPEDLNVKWLPASAMLTKLSIYGKVQVNGRSQAILVQVLDKYGFKTRTNEQDTTEYEVTDLQLDEVEKKS; from the coding sequence ATGGAAAATATTCCGGTAACCACCTACCGTGGTTTCAGTACCGTCAACGGAGAGATAACCCTCGCCGCCGACCTGGAGGACATCAGAAACGGCAAATATGCCAAGTCGGTCATCAAGATTGCGAGCCTTGTGGCGCAAGGCAAGACAGAAGAAGCCAACAACGTAAAGAGACAACTCCCCTTCCGCACCGTAACGGCAAACTACAAAGACCGCAGACTGCCTCCCGGCATCATCCGTTACAATCCGGTACTCACTCTGGACCTCGATGGGCAGCCCGAAGAAAGACTGGAAGAACTCAGGACACTCATCAACGGCGATCCGGACACGCTTGCGTCCTTCCTCTCACCCAAACAGCACGGATACAAGTTCTTCACTTGCCTGCGCACCATATACGCACGGAAACTACGGGAACGATTGACCCAAGGAGAAATAACTTGTGCCGAACTCGAAAAAATACACCTGAAGCTGTACAATGCGGCTAAGGAGCATTATGAAAAACTGCTCGGAACAGAAATAGACGGAAGCGGGAAGGACCTTTCCAGAGGATATTTCGTTTCTTTCGACCCGAAAGCCTACTTCAATGATGTTCTGCAACAAGAAATGGACTCGTTGGAAGTACACATCATCCCCGCACTGATCGGCAAGAAAAAGCACGAATCCACATCGCCCGGAAAGGGACACACCGCAGAGCCTTGGGAAACAATGATGTTTTCACAGGCAGTGGCCGCTGTGAAGCGCATCATGAGATTCAGGGAAGGAAGCCGTGATAACTTCCTCTTTGCCCTCGGAAACAAGTGCTATGCGAAAGGGCTGGACGAAGAAACGGCCGTGAGGCTCGCCAAAGAACAATTCGGAAAAGAAGGATTCGATGTGGAGCCTCCCCTGCGCAACTCTTATGTCTATACCAGCAAGACCACCGAAGCAACCGCCGCAAAAGAAAACAAAAAGCCTGTTATCAATCAGGTGATGGACTTCTTGCAAGAGCATTACAGCATACGCCGAAACACCATACTGGACCGTTTGGAGTGCATTGTCTATAACTCACCCGAAAAGGTGGAGAAAGGATACCTGCCCATGCGCGGAAAGGACTACAACACCATATTCGTTGACATGCAGATGGCAGGAATATCTTGTTTCCAAAATTTCCTAAAGGCGGTGATAGACTCCAACTATGCCAAAGAGTTCGACCCATACAAGGACTACTTGGACAAGCTGCCGCCCTGGAACGGAACGGACTATATCGGAGAACTGGCGGACACCGTACGAACCGAAAACGGAGATTTGTGGAGAGAGGGGTTTCGCAGATGGTTGGTGGGGCTCGTGGACTGTGCATTGGATGACGAAAAGATGAATCAGTTAGTCATCATCCTGTACGGAGGACAGGGAAAAGGAAAAAGCAGTTGGATACGCCGCCTGCTGCCGCCCGAATGGAAAGAATACTTCTATAGCGGAATCATAGATCCCTCGAACAAAGACGACCTAAGACTGCTTGCCACACGGCTCATCATCAACATGGAGGAATTTGAGGGAGTGAAGCCTGGAGAACTGGCAGCACTGAAAAGGATTGTCGCCCAAAACAACGTGACTCAAAGGAAGGCATACGACGTGGAAGCATTCAGCCTGCCCCGCCACTGCTCTTTCATAGGAAGCACCAACAGCCGCCGGTGCTTGCAAGACATAGGGGGAAACAGGAGATTCATGCCCGTCACCGTAAAGGAAATAGACTATCACAAGCCAGTGAACTATCAGGGGGTATATGCACAGGCAATGGCTTTACTGAAAAACGGCTTCAGGTATTGGTACGAAGGCGAGGAGATAGAACGGCTGAACAGACATAACGAGCTGCACCGCATGAAGGACCCCGTGGAGGAGAACCTGTTTGTGTTTTATCGTAAGCCTCTGCCCGAAGACCTGAACGTGAAGTGGCTGCCGGCAAGCGCCATGTTGACGAAACTAAGCATATACGGCAAAGTGCAAGTGAACGGGCGGTCACAGGCCATATTGGTACAGGTGCTGGACAAATACGGCTTCAAGACAAGGACAAACGAACAGGACACCACAGAGTATGAAGTGACGGATCTGCAACTGGACGAGGTAGAAAAGAAAAGCTAA